Proteins co-encoded in one Amaranthus tricolor cultivar Red isolate AtriRed21 chromosome 7, ASM2621246v1, whole genome shotgun sequence genomic window:
- the LOC130818561 gene encoding uncharacterized protein LOC130818561 has translation MVSAVQQFLSNGKLLRSWNATTITLVPKVSCPSNPGDFRPISCCHTLYKCISKLICSGLKRVLGGIICQTQGAFVQGRNISHKHSPMPGSSEALFEKKLLSELLDQS, from the coding sequence ATGGTTAGTGCAGTGCAACAGTTCTTGAGTAATGGTAAGCTCCTGCGATCTTGGAATGCTACCACAATTACCCTTGTACCTAAGGTTTCCTGTCCCTCTAACCCAGGGGACTTTAGGCCTATATCATGTTGCCACACTCTCTACAAGTGTATATCAAAACTCATTTGTTCAGGACTGAAGCGTGTTTTGGGAGGCATTATTTGTCAGACACAGGGAGCTTTTGTTCAAGGGCGGAATATAAGTCATAAACATTCTCCTATGCCAGGATCTAGTGAAGCACTATTCGAGAAAAAATTGTTATCcgagttgcttgatcaaagtTGA